The following DNA comes from Camelina sativa cultivar DH55 chromosome 14, Cs, whole genome shotgun sequence.
AGGCCGTAAGCAATGGACATATACCCATGTGGCCAAAGAAATAAAACTGAGTAATTCTGCATTTGGAGAGAATCGATCCTTGACCTAGACCAACAAGGCGACTCTTCCATTAATACTAGAACTACTAGCTCATCACTTTGTGGTAAAGAATGGATGTAAtcatttgttataatttatacattaaaaaaaaaatgggggcgagaaagagaacaaaggaACATGATTCCAGCGATTCAAATAAGTAATGTGCAAGACAACTTCCCACTATCCTAAAGTAAACCCTATACCTAATCTCCACGTTCTTCATATCCAATTTTGGCTaatctcttttttatatatataatatgtatgaCTCATTACAGAAtcgatcaatatttttttttattttatttaccaaCACTCTAAAATATGACTTATTAATCAGTACTatatgatttctattttttttttaaacaaaactcTAGTTACAAAAACCATGTTTACTCTGCAAGATATTTGATTGGCTAAGACCACcaaaaacatatcaatattTGGGATCAAACATATACTAGTACTATAATTCATCACTCACTTTTTCGTTTGTCCTTTTCCAACATTTGTTATATACGTATATTATTTgaaaagatttaaatatatatgccGAATGCCTTTATGTATATCTTACaaaatccataacaatcacGATAATTAATTTCACAAGACACACGTATTAAACTCATTATAATACTagattaaaaatgaaatgaaatactAGACGTCGGTTAAAGAGGACAAAACCAAGCTATCTCAAATCCAATGATACAAAGAAAGAATTATTATTGACTAATATACCCTTAGCAAAATTGTATGTACTTCTTTAAAACACACCATTTGATCAATGAACCAAACTTTCGAGGTCGGCAACGCAATATGGATGAAGAGCAATCGCCTTCAGCGTCACATCCATCAAGACCTACATTGTAATAAGATGAACTCGTGAGAAGCCAATTTTTTAAGAGACGTAACAAAACTAATATCATAGATCTTTTACCGTCACAAAGTAAATCTACTTAACTAACCATTTGATTATCttttactaattaaaatatCAAGTACTGAAAAGAGTTTGTCGTCGAGCATACTTATTACTATAGTGACAAAACATGTTCACAAgattttgttttaccaaattgaaCGTTTAAAGGTGTCATTTCCTAACCAATTCTTAATTTAAAGAATACTATATAGATACAAACAGGTTTATctaaaatactagtatataattAGGTTCAAGTTCAACCCATTTCATCTTTGATGTCATCATCATTCAACgcattgatattatttatttgtacagccaaattaaactaatcaaaccATACATATTCCTCACCGACCAATCGTGTTGCTACACACATTAGCAGCCTTTACTTTAGAATTATACAATCATGCTTGCTTTTGTACCAAGAGGTTTGgtcctcttcctcatcctccAGCGAATCttgaaaaacaataattatttgccgtaaaaaaactaaaagaccaCGCAACTACGCAACTACACAACTGTCACAGAATCatacgtctctctctcttttttttttgcaaaagcccttagaaaaaaaagaagaaaaaagacgaGAGAGAATATGGTCCACCTCATCCTCGCATCTTTGGACACAAGTCGCACAACTAGTGGCATCTTTCTCGCCTTAATTATTAAActaacacaaatcataaagcCATAGAAGAAAATGACTTGTTAACTCTAAACTCCTTAACTAATCACTTTAATTAACACAAAAGTGAGCAAATGATTAGTACTACTTACTAATCGGTGGCGTTAACAAGATTTTCTAACGCGactcaaaaatacaaaaacgcGTCTTCcttgtttctttccttctttatcACAACGATTATTTCCGTTTTTATTCTTTACAAACGATTTCAGAGAATAAAGTAATTAAATTCCATTATATATATTcctttctttaatctctttacatatataaaaaaaaaaaaaaggaacaagaagAAAGGTACTTTTGTCGGCCGGcgcaacccaaaaaaaaaaccagatctcttcttcttcttcagatcagTGTTTTATTAAGCACGACGAAcccttgttctgtttcttctaacaaccagaagcaaaaaaaaaaaaaagttttaatttttgtgaggctaagcaaaagagaagagaagaagatgacggaGTATGAGAAtgggaagaagaggaaagtaCGAAACAAACATCAACTGAAAGCACAGTTCTTGTCTCAAAGGTATCTAATCTCATGcttctgttgttgtttcttcgtcttgctcttcttcttatcttccgACCGTATCTCCACACTCTCTGTTCGCTCCGATTCCCTGAGACCGTCTCTTCGTGTTCCTGCTCTCTCCGTTTTATCGTCCATGGATTCGATTCACCGTTCGTTTCACGGCGGCGTTAAGTTCCCTGAGTTGAGAGTTGACGACAGAGTTCAATTCCCCGACCACTTGTTGCTGATTCTCTCGAGTAAGATCGGGAGAGGTGATGAGAAAAACCTAGTTTGTGTGTATCGTGGAGTAAAGGAAGAGACTTTAGTGTTGCCCTCGATTTCTAGTGACGAATTCGATGAGTTTAGATCCATTGTTCGTTGCCCTAACGCTCCTTTGAACTACTCTTCATCTGTTGATTTGCGATTCCGTGGAGATTTGGCGAAGAAGAGGCAGAGGCAGAGCAGTCGTGTTCATAATTGGGAAAAAATTGGTTACGAGGCCGTGGTTGATGGTGACACGGTGGTTGTGTTTGTTAAAGGATTGACTCGAAGGCCTCACAAGGAATCAGATCCTTCTTACTACAAGTGTCAATTCGAGATTGGTGATTCGGATGAGAAAGAAGTGACTCAAGCTCTCGCTGCAGCGCAAGAAGTTGTGAGGTGTGTTTCCCCTGAGAGTTTGAAGCTAAATCCAGAGATGATGTTTCGTGTGAGCGTGATTCATATTGATCCTAGAGGAAGAACTACGCCTGCTTTGCCTTCGGTTGCGAGACTCTACGGTTCTGATTTGATCGAGAAGAGTGTGGTTCATAATAAGCATGAGCTTTGTGTTTGTACAATGCTTTGGAACCAAGCTCCGTTCTTGCGTGAGTGGATCATGTATCACTCGTGGCTTGGTGTCGAGCGTTGGTTTATATATGACAACAACAGCGATGATGGTATACAAGATGAGATTGAGTTGCTCAGTTCGGAGAATTACAATGTGAGTCGACATGTTTGGCCTTGGATCAAGACTCAAGAAGCAGGTTTCTCGCATTGTGCGGTTAGAGCGAAAGAAGAATGCAATTGGGTTGGATTCTTTGATGTTGACGAGTTCTACTACTTCCCTACACATCGTTCTCAAGGCTTACCGAGTAAAAACGCTTTGAAGTCTCTTGTATCAAACTACACTTCATGGGATCTTGTTGGAGAGATCAGAACAGAATGTCATAGTTATGGTCCATCCGGTTTAACCTCGGTTCCATCACAAGGCGTGACAGTAGGTTACACTTGTAGACAAGCGAACCCCGAGAGGCATAAGTCGATCATACGACCAGAGTTGCTCACGAGCTCATTGCTAAACGAAGTTCATCATTTTCAATTGAAAGAAGGAATAGGGCATATGAGTTTGGTGGAGAGTGTAGCGGTAGTGAACCATTACAAGTACCAAGTTTGGGAGACTTTTAAAGCAAAGTTTTACAGAAGAGTGGCTACTTATGTTGTGGACTGGCAAGAGAATCAGAACCAAGGGTCTAAAGATCGAGCTCCGGGGCTAGGGACAGAGGCCATTGAGCCGCCTGATTGGAAAAGAAGGTTCTGTGAAGTGTGGGATACTGGATTGAAGGATTTGGTATTGTCGAATTTTGCTGATCAAGTGACTGGTTATTTGCTGTGGCAGAGGCAACAACAACAggaatgactttttttttgtttagttggttggttggttgctGAGAGATAACTTCATCATGTGTACATTCATTTTTACATTTGACAAGGAGATTTACATACGAagtctatattattatttccttcttttgttacttcattttttttgttgggttggtGGTGGGAAGAATTGAAATGGCttctaatcttttgtttttttcagagTTTACCAcatatgtcttttgttttttcagagTTTACCACATGTATAAATTTCGGTAACACTgcaaaattcttctttttttttctttgggttcTTATATGAATTTATTAGTCTTTCGAtccttgttttgtttggttgatgtcattcataatatatatttttgtccatATAAACAAAAGTTAAGAATCGCAAACAATGTTCTTGGGTTTTGGCTTATttaagttgtcaaaaaaaaaaaaaaaaaaaaataaagagtatGTGCATACATGCTTctcatttttgtctttttctttataacaGGTTCCAAACTCTTGTGACTTATTTATTACCAGCCAACCTTTCACAAACAAATAATCTCAATTAAGTCACATTACTAGTAGATGCAAATTCAAAGTTTTTCCATCAATTGATATGTTGgagtaaaattacaaatttacaatgaCTGATTTTTAAGGCAAAACCTATCAATAATAcacaagaaatttaaaaaccaTACAATCCAAAAATTCTTATTGTATagtttgcattaaaaaaaaaaaaaaaaaaaaaNTTTTCAATGACAACATGGAGACTAGTAGAGAGACTGACTGACttagttacatatatacatcatcttctcttaaacacatgctttttttcttttccaaactGCGTCGTTTTGTTatcagattctttttttttccaaacaaaacaaaccatcaaaataccaaacaaaccaaaaaaaacaagaaaaaaaagataaaatactaataatttcCACTAAAAGttactaagaaaacaaaaaaaaaaaaaaaaaaaaaaaaaaaaaaaaaaaaaaaaaaaaaaaaaaaaaaaaaaagtcaaaagtttCCCTTTCTCCTCTCAGTATCATCACACAGTCAATGAACTTTCTTCCGCCATAGAAagctctctctccctctccttcTCTGCTTCTAACCCTAGAAGACCACCGAACTAgatcccccttttttttttttattattattattattatcatgaaGAAGATCTTCATTACACTTCTCTTCATCACCACCTTACTCTGTTCATCATCTTCAGCAGAAGACGACGTTCTCTGTCTCCAAGGTTTGAAAAACTCGCTCACGGATCCTTCTTCTCGACTCACCTCATGGTCTTTCCCAAACTCCTCCGCTTCTTCGATTTGTAAACTCAGCGGCGTTTCCTGCTGGAACGAGAAAGAGAATCGTATCATCTCTCTCCAGCTCCAATCGATGCAGCTCGCCGGTGAGATTCCTGAGTCTCTTAAGCTTTGTCGTAGTTTACAGTCTCTAGATCTCTCCGGAAACGATCTCTCCGGTTCGATTCCTTCTCAAATCTGTTCTTGGCTTCCTTATCTCGTTACGTTAGATCTATCTGGGAATAACCTTGGCGGATCGATTCCTACTCAGATCGTTGAGTGTAAGTTTCTAAACGCTTTGGTTTTGAGTGATAATAAGCTTTCTGGTTCGATTCCTTCTCAGTTGAGTCGATTAGATCGGCTTAGACGTCTTTCACTAGCTGGTAACGATCTCTCCGGTTCGATTCCTTCTGAGCTTTCGAGGTTTGGAGAAGATGATTTTAGTGGTAATAACGGACTTTGTGGGAAGCCTTTGTCAAAGTGTGGTGCGTTGAACGGGAGGAACCTGAGTATTATCATAGTGGCTGGTGTGATTGGGGCTGTTGGATCTTTGTGTGTTGGTTTAGTGATTTTCTGGTGGTTCTTTATTAGAGAAGGTAGTAGGAAGAAGAGAGGTTACGGTGCTGGGAAATCTAAAGATGATAGTGATTGGATTGGTTTGTTGAGGTCACATAAGCTTGTTCAGGTTACTTTGTTTCAGAAACCTATTGTGAAGATCAAATTAGGTGATTTAATGGCTGCTACGAATAATTTTAGTTCAGGGAATATCGATGTTTCGTCTAGAACTGGTGTTTCGTATAAAGCTGATTTACCTGATGGGTCTGCACTTGCGGTGAAGAGGCTTAGCGCTTGTGGGTTTGGTGAGAAACAGTTTAGGTCGGAGATGAGTAGGTTAGGAGAGATTAGACATCCGAATTTGGTGCCGCTTTTAGGTTATTGTGTTGTGGAAGATGAGAGACTGTTGGTGTATAAGCATATGTCTAATGGCACGTTGTTCTCTCAGTTGCATAATGGTGGATTGTGTGATGCTATTTTGGATTGGCCGACTCGGCTTAATATTGGTGTGGGCGCTGCTAAAGGGTTAGCTTGGCTGCATCATGGATGCCAACCGCCGTATTTGCATCAGTTTATTAGTTCCAATGTTATACtacttgatgatgattatgacgCTCGGATTACTGATTACGGATTGGCTAGGCTGGTTGGATCTCGTGATTCTAACGATAGCTCGTTCAATAATGGGGATTTGGGGGAGTTAGGTTATGTGGCGCCTGAGTATTCAAGCACTATGGTTGCATCTTTGAAAGGAGATGTGTATGGGTTTGGGATTGTGCTTCTTGAATTGGTTACAGGACAAAAGCCTTTGTCTGTTATTAATGGTGTGGAAGGGTTTAAAGGGAGTTTGGTTGATTGGGTGAGTCAGTATTTGGGTACGGGTAGAAGCAAAGACGCTATCGATAGAAGCATATGTGGTAAAGGACATGATGAAGAGATATTGCAGTTCTTGAAAATCGCATGTGGCTGTGTTGTGTCAAGGCCTAAGGAAAGGCCAACGATGATTCAAGTGTATGAATCTTTGAAGAGCATGGCAGATAAACACGGTGTTTCTGAGCATTACGATGAATTTCCACTGGTCTTCAACAAACAAGAAGCTTGAGTATGAAACTGAAagtagtctcttttttttttggcagcttAAGCGCTAAAAAGGTATGATAAATCTACTTTGTATcaaaagccttttttttttactttatatctCATTCTTTGT
Coding sequences within:
- the LOC104741121 gene encoding glycosyltransferase family 92 protein At1g27200-like, whose amino-acid sequence is MTEYENGKKRKVRNKHQLKAQFLSQRYLISCFCCCFFVLLFFLSSDRISTLSVRSDSLRPSLRVPALSVLSSMDSIHRSFHGGVKFPELRVDDRVQFPDHLLLILSSKIGRGDEKNLVCVYRGVKEETLVLPSISSDEFDEFRSIVRCPNAPLNYSSSVDLRFRGDLAKKRQRQSSRVHNWEKIGYEAVVDGDTVVVFVKGLTRRPHKESDPSYYKCQFEIGDSDEKEVTQALAAAQEVVRCVSPESLKLNPEMMFRVSVIHIDPRGRTTPALPSVARLYGSDLIEKSVVHNKHELCVCTMLWNQAPFLREWIMYHSWLGVERWFIYDNNSDDGIQDEIELLSSENYNVSRHVWPWIKTQEAGFSHCAVRAKEECNWVGFFDVDEFYYFPTHRSQGLPSKNALKSLVSNYTSWDLVGEIRTECHSYGPSGLTSVPSQGVTVGYTCRQANPERHKSIIRPELLTSSLLNEVHHFQLKEGIGHMSLVESVAVVNHYKYQVWETFKAKFYRRVATYVVDWQENQNQGSKDRAPGLGTEAIEPPDWKRRFCEVWDTGLKDLVLSNFADQVTGYLLWQRQQQQE
- the LOC104741122 gene encoding probable inactive receptor kinase At1g27190, with amino-acid sequence MKKIFITLLFITTLLCSSSSAEDDVLCLQGLKNSLTDPSSRLTSWSFPNSSASSICKLSGVSCWNEKENRIISLQLQSMQLAGEIPESLKLCRSLQSLDLSGNDLSGSIPSQICSWLPYLVTLDLSGNNLGGSIPTQIVECKFLNALVLSDNKLSGSIPSQLSRLDRLRRLSLAGNDLSGSIPSELSRFGEDDFSGNNGLCGKPLSKCGALNGRNLSIIIVAGVIGAVGSLCVGLVIFWWFFIREGSRKKRGYGAGKSKDDSDWIGLLRSHKLVQVTLFQKPIVKIKLGDLMAATNNFSSGNIDVSSRTGVSYKADLPDGSALAVKRLSACGFGEKQFRSEMSRLGEIRHPNLVPLLGYCVVEDERLLVYKHMSNGTLFSQLHNGGLCDAILDWPTRLNIGVGAAKGLAWLHHGCQPPYLHQFISSNVILLDDDYDARITDYGLARLVGSRDSNDSSFNNGDLGELGYVAPEYSSTMVASLKGDVYGFGIVLLELVTGQKPLSVINGVEGFKGSLVDWVSQYLGTGRSKDAIDRSICGKGHDEEILQFLKIACGCVVSRPKERPTMIQVYESLKSMADKHGVSEHYDEFPLVFNKQEA